The sequence atttcaaaatatgCTTAAGTATAGTCTTCTTGGCATTTATGCTGCtcggtgttctctgagcttcctggatctgtggtttggtgtctgacactaatttggagaaattctcagtcataattgtttcaaatatttcttctgttcttctCTTGGTATTCACATTATGTGTATGTTACACGTTTTGTATTTGTCCCACAATTCTTGGATGctctattctggttttttttttttttcagtctttgttctctttccttttcagttttgaaGACTTCTATTGATATATCTTCAAGCTAGGAGTTCTTTCCTCATATGTGTTTAGTCTACTAGTAAGCCATCAAagacattctttatttctgttacagtgttttttgatctgtagcatttctttttggttctttcttgggATTCCTATATCTCTGtacttacattgcccatctgttcttgcttgctgtctactttatccattagagcccttagcacATAAATCATAGTTGCTTGAAATTCCCACTCTGATAAATCGAAATCTTTGCCATGTCTGGTTTTGATGCTTGCTCTATCTcctcaaattgtgttttttgccCTTTAGCGGGCCTTGTACTTTCTTCTTGATAACTGGACATGATGTACCCAaaaaaggaactgctgtaaataggccttagtaatgtggtggtgaggtgtgggggaggggaagcattctgtagtcctatgattaggtctcaggcTTTTAGCAAGCCTGTGCCTCTgcactgtgaacttcacaagtgtttctcagtttttcctCCCCCTTTAAGGGGGATGGGATGGCTAGAGTGAGCTttagttgggtatttcccttcttcCAGGTCAGGTAGGCTCTGATACTACCCCAGctggttaggctctggttaactagtttctccTGAGAGCAggccttgtttaaaaaaacagagtgctctggtgtatttcaaaatggctccttttcccctccccctgccagaagAATGAGGGGGTTTTTGTCTGATATTTACTGTGAGGACTTGGTctagctcctggaggtaaaactcccCAAGGTGTAGGGTTGCCCCCTATAactgggtccccctggagtttttaacatCCAGACCTGTCCTCACTGAGGCTCCAGCAATTAGTTTCAGGTTTTCCTGCCCCAGCACAGGATTCTGTGGCAGTTTCCGCTCATGAGTCTGCTCCAGTAAGCTATGtgtttgcctgtctgtctctccagtctTCAGGtcagcagtttgccctgtgtctcttacagatccaagaagagttattgatttttcagactgttcagtttttttttcttgttgttaggatggagtggtGACTTCTGAGCTCCTTACATGCAGAATCAGAAAACTATTCTAATAATATCCCAGAAATTggtaaacaagttcatttttaCACTATCCGAATGCATCATGATTTTATCAATTCAACTTTATCCACTCtcagtcttcatttctgtctGAAGAAGGCTATAAGTTTTTAGCCACTTAGGACCATTGCCATGTCTTCACCTACAACTTATCTATGTTCCAATTACAATAAATACATCACTTCTGATCAGGGAAACCACCCTCCCTTACTTCCCCTCACCCTCCACTTCTCAGTGCCCCATCAATACAGGTAAAATCTGTCACTTGTCCATGCTAGAGCTAATAGCGAGTATGCAtctaataagagaaaaaaacGGAGATCTAGACCACCGCAAATACCTGTCTCCCTTCTTATACGCTCTATTCAGCATTCGTGTGATTACCCTCAAGACCTtgcttctccccactcccagaaGATTCCTGAGTGGAGGAGAGCATAAAGGAGAAGGGGTCAGGGATCCCAGTGCTCACTCACCTCCGAAAGAGCTCTCTGCAGCACACATAGATCTCATAGGTTCGATTGGTGAAACTTGTGTTTAGGAAGGAGACACAGTCAGTTTCAGCTCCCCTGGGGACATAGAGGATTCCTGGGTAAAGGAGACAGAGATGCTAAGCGGAAGATTTTACACATGTTCCTTAAGGCTCTTAATTCTTTGGGTATAAATTGAGAACACTGTAGATTTGGTGCCTTTTCTATGCATATGTGAGATGGAGAGTTAAAACAATATTCTGAGACTAAGCTGAGACACTTACCTGCCACACAGGCGCTGATAAGGGATACACAGGCCCCTGTGAAGAGGGCACTGACCacaaccttggacaagtcactcttCCGGTGGGGTACCATTGATGCTGCGGACAACACAACAAAATAATTCAATCTCTTCCCCACAAGGCAATTAGGCATACCCCATGAAACCCCATTAGAAGAATGCTGAGGATCAAAATGCAGCAGATGAATAGTATTCTTACCACCAACCACCAGAGGCTGGACAGTGGTACCCTAAGAAGTGTGTATATTCATTAGTCCTATGGGGTCACTAACTTAGACATTCCCCAGGTCAAGGATTGTGTGAAGTGTGTGAACCACTAACTATTTAGTGGTTTTGTGAACATTCCCAAGATATATCTGAATTAAGCAAAGCCCTGGGTTGCTCCAGACAGGTACAAATGCCTTGGGTGTTCACTAACTGAAATCTGCATTCTTAACCTGGACAGAATTAGATGGGCTATTTTGTGCCAGAGAAATAAGGAGGGCAACATTCACCTAAGCCTTAGTCACATGATGCATATCCCACTACTGGATGACAAGCTCACAATCAGATTGTAATCAGGCATCAGAATTagaatacagggacttccctggtggcgcagtggttaagaatctgcctgccaatgtaggggacacgggttcgagccctggtccgggaagatcccacatgtcgcggagcaactaagcctgtgcaccacaactactgaacctgcactctagagcccgggagccacaactactgaagcccgggcgcctatggcccatgctccgcaacaaagagaagccaccaaaaggagaagcccgcgcaccacaatgaagagtagcccccgctcactgcaactagggaaagcccatgtgtggcaaagaagacccaacacagccaaaaataaataaataaatatttaaaaaaaaagaattagaatacAGACAAGTGTTTAACAGAAGGGAAAAAGATAAACTGAAAGGAAATTGTTTCACCTTTAAATTGTTCGATCAGCTACCAAGTAAATCAACTTAATGATTCTAGCCCAGAATATGAGTGCCATAAAATACTGAGCTGAGCTGTATTTTTCTTACACTTTATTTCTCACTTGGATCTTCCAAACTCTTGGAATCCCCTGCCTTCAAGGACAATTCCATTTTCCTCATATTGTTTCCTCCAGCGATCACCATTCAGCAAGATTTTCAGCAATCTAATTGTATCTATGTATGCTTCACATACTCACTCCTCCCACACCTGGTGACCTGTAGCTTTTAATCCAACACTTCACACCACTTGCTCTAATTATCTATCTGCCTTATGTGTCTGCTGCTTTTATTTGGCCTTTGATTCCTTGTGCAATGCCTAATTCTGTGAAGTCAACTGGTGAGCAGCATAATTTCTGAAAGTACCTTCACTactgaataaaaaacaaaataccttTACTTATATATGCACTATGTCCATTtaatggcaaaataaaaataatatcattaTAGTCTTCCTcatagggaaaataaaaataaaattggtctTTTGGGCTTCcacttgaaagggaaaaaaatgacagaagttGAGATTGCAAACCCAGCCTGGGCTTCATGCATAGCCAGGTAGCATGATTACCTTAACTCCAAATTAACTGCCACCTGAGAGGCCCATTTCACATCAGCATCTCTATCTGGTCTCAACTCATACTGAAGCACCAGGACTGCCCACTACAGATGCTGGGAACTGGCTGGCATATTGGGTAGCTGGGAAAATGAATTAACTCACTCAAGCCTCCCAGTGTGATTCCTATGGAACTAAGATTGGCAAATCCACAGAGTGAAAATGTTGTAATGATTTCAGCTCTCACctagggaaaacaaaaataaataagtaaactcaGTCCTATGTGCACAGTCGTATAATCATGATAGACGTTCCAGAGTACTTAGAACCCCCAATCTTGTGTGTGCTACTCTAAGGAATATGGAAAGGATGCTCAGAAAATAATCGCTTCATGAGTTATTATAGGGATAATGATATGGAACCACCATGGCCTCTTTACCCAGTGCTCTTCTTGTTGAAGCCTATGAATTAGGAGAAGGCCTAGGAATGAGGATGattgagagaaaagagagggagagaaaaaaggagctCAGTTTATAGCAATTTAAACTTATAAATGAAGAAGGAGACCTTAGACTATCAGAAATAGTATCCTCCTTGGACTGCCCCAACTGTAAAGGCTCAGTAATTACATTCTAGAGAGAAGTTGGGTCAGAGTGTAGGGGACTAGCACACAGACCTCAGGGCAGCTCAGGCACCGAAGCCAAGCATACTGTTACCCTTGCTTTGTGGTCAGGCCTGGGATCCTGGAAAGGGATCTGTGCGTGTTAAACTTTAGTGTAACACTTTTTGTCTGCCTGGACTGTTTATGCTTTTCTAGATTGTCACTTACAGAAATCCACTGTTTCTCGCCTCCAATCCACTCTTCCACTCCAGAGAGACGTTTGTTTTTGTACTGAGACAGTTGCTGATAGGCCACAAACTCATTCGTGAAGAACTTGATCCCCACCATCTCAGCCACCATCGGACAGTCTGCCCACTCGACACCCATCATGAAAACCACGGGCCTTAGGATATAGGAGCAGATGACCTGGGTGAGAGAACGAGACAGTCAGGAGACAAAGACTTCTCTGGAGCCTTGACTCAGTCTCCTCCACCCTTCTCCTCGCCACACTCCCTCAGTGCACTGTGGGTCAGGAGGACATGCACAATTCAAGGACTACTTAAACACACCCTAGAGGGACAGCCCAACAAATGGAATCCTTTACCTGAAAAGTGAGCCCCTGTATGTCTACCAGTTCCCCTAGCCAGGAGAGGGCAGCGTTGATGAAGGCCAACACGGCCAAAAAGGCAATCAGGTTGGCTGCTATGTTAGCAGCAAGGCCTATGGCATCTGTGGCTCCACTGCTGGCAGCTTCCAGAACACTCTTCTCCTTCCTGTGGTTATTGGGCATAGGGGAAGAATACGGTGTCTAGAGTAATCTCGGCTCCTCAGAGAAGAGCTGTCCCAGTGTCCCAGCAGTGCAGGAGTGCAACAGGAGAGTGCAAGAACAGCTTGAAGGGTGATGGGGGTTCCTAGTGACCCTTTTTGTGGAAACTACGCTGAAGCAGTATCAGATTTAATCGCCATGAAATGGTACTGACACAAAGGACAGAGGATGATGGCATGCAGAagagagaggcaggtgggagggttaaacaaaagaaaaaaatcaacatgatTATCTAAAGGCAGAGGTAAACAAGAGGGGATATGGAATCATATTATTTCTTCTCCAGAAGACTTGAAGCCTCTGCCACCATAGCACCACTCTTGACTCTGCACCTGACCTCACCATCTCCCAAATTATATGCCTCATTGGACTCACCCACGGGGCAATTTTACCCCCTCCTTATTCTTGAACTTGGACTcctccacttctggatataccAGCTTTGACAAAGCAAGAGCAGAAGGGGCAGCCATCACAGAGGCAGAAATCAAGGATGACGCGTCAATCTGTAAGGCCAGACTTAGGAATGAGCATCTACAGAACCCAGACTTGGGCTCACCCAGGAGTGATCAAACAGACTATGCTTACCCCAAAGGATATGAAGGCTCCCAAGACAGTGCCTGAGATGGTGGCAAACCCTCCAGTCATCACTGCATGGACTTCTGAAAGCGTCATGTCTGCAAGGTATGGACGGATGAGCAGAGGTGCCTCTGTctataaaaaaggagaagagaatcaGAATCAAGAAGGTGCAGCTCCCCATCCCAGAGTGTCCGCCCCAGCTCCGGGCACACATCCCTCCAGTGTGGGTGCTCTTCCAAAACTAAGCTCTGCTCTTAGGCTCTCCCAGTGTCTGGCTCACCCACTCTGGCACCTAATCATATCCCGGCTAGCACTCTTCTCATGTGTTTTCATATCAGTTTGTCTCatctatttaaaatttagaatgcTATAGAAGACAAACAGTATATTTCTTTTGTATGTTCTCAATGTCTAAAACTATatacttgggaattccctggtggtacagtggttgggactccgcgctttcactgccaaggtcccggattcgatccttggttggggaactaggatcccacaagccatgtggtgtggcccaaacaaacaaacaaaaactatataCTTAGTGAATGACTTTAGTATAGTGTACTTACTGAGTACATATTAATTGCTTAAAAGGTACTCATTAAATGAATTGCAAATAGATGACTGAAGCCCAATGTTGATGAAAGAATCCAAAGAAATAATGTTTGTGAAAATGGTATGAAATTATGAAGACCCAACTATGTAAAATATATCtagcattggggcttccctggtggtgcagtggttgagaatctgcctgccaatgcaggggacacgggttcgagccctggtctgggaagatcccacatgccgcggagcaactaggcccgtgagccacaactactgagcctgctcgtctggagcctgtgctccgcaacaagagaggccgcgatagtgaaaggcccgcgcaccgcgatgaagggtggcccccgcttgccacaactagagaaagccctcacacagaaacgaagacccaacacagtcaaaaataaataaataaataaattaattaaaaaaatatatatctagcaTTGACCTAAGAAATACTTATTATTTAATGAGTGACAACTATGTGCCTAGTGCTATATGATATGCTAGGGACATTCCTATGAATAAGGCAAAGTTCCTACTCTTAGGACTTTATAGTCTAGCAGAGGAAACTAAGCTGATTATGGAGAAGTTCAGCAAAATGCATCATGCTATGGTAGAAGTGTACAGAAGTATTCTGAGAACACTTCAAATACCATTAATCAGCCTAGGGCCTTAGGAGAGAAAGACCTCAATACTAATTCCTTGTCAGTTTGACAAGCCATTGTCCCTAACATTGAGTTGATCAGTCAGTAGCATATATTGAACACCTACTCCATACAGACAAATGCATCAAACAAGTATTATGGGGACAAGCTTTGGTTTTAGCCCTGAGCAAGGCAAGCTATTGTCTCCTTAGAGACCCTGGAAAACAAAGGTCACAGGAAGAAACCAGAATATGGAGGAAACATCTTTCATAGCCCCTGAAGGAGGATGACTTGGACCAGGCCATTTCCCTAAATTCCTGTGTAAGAAGTTGGATCTGTGGTTAAGTATGTCCCCATTACATACACCCAAATAAGTATTATTAGGTATGAAAGGTGAAAGCAATGAGCTGAGTTCCAagttttctttcatcagagtgaCTGGCTGCCCATACAGTCTTCATCTATTTGACTTTTCAAAAGGAAAGCATACATTTCTCAAACTGTTTTCTGCCATACTCTCTGTTCCCCAGAGAAAAGATCAGAAGGCCTCAGGGTGCTTACCATACCCACAAAGATGTTTCCTGCCACAGCCAGGGTCTCTGTGGCAGTGGTGCCCATGGTGATTTGCAAAAACCAGGCAATCTAAAGGGATACAAAGATCCAAACCATTAACATTAGCAGAAATCTTGGGGTGTATCCATCAAAACCCCTCCTCCATTATGTTGGTAAGGAAACTAAGGCCTAGAGAAGAAGAGGAACAAGGCCGAGACCACAAACCAAGTTACAAACAGAGCCTGGACCAGAACTCAGGACTCTTGGCTTCCAGAAAATGTAGATTAAAACTCAGTATGAAATGGCAGTTCAGCCCATTTTttctccctgctctgcccctcaGCCTGCCTAGGGCCTGGTCCTGACCATCTGATATCAGGCACGCTTGAAAGAGTTTGCTTTTCACATTGGTTCTAATGCTCTAGATCTGACATATGATCATTTTTTCCCAAAGTAAGTGCCATCTTCATGCCTCTTGATAGATCACAAGACAAAGGCCCACCTCCTGACCATGCAGGAGAATGACTCACCTTCTGAACTACCCACTGCACAAAGCCCAGGTAGTAAAGAATGGACATCACACATCCAAAGAAAAGGATGATCGGTAAGGCCTATAATGAGAATGATGGGGCAACCAGTGAGATACTACACTGAATGTGCAACTGTGTGCCATAAGAAGACAGTGTTTCAGGTCTCTAAGCTAAGTTCTTAGCATCCCAAGCACAGCTGATACAGTATAGATACTCTGGATATTTAAACACAAGCTAGtctaggaataaattttaaatgtattgcaAATCTATTATTTGCAATAATAGAGCCTTCTTCTCCCACCCCTCTTTCATTCCAATTTCAGTATGACAATGATCAAAGGGCAAGAGATTAATGCTGCTTCCTATATGGATAAGATCAAATCCTCTTCTTAGGGTCAAATTGGTATACAGACTGGCTGATCTCTTGGACACACACCTTCATCATCTCGCTTTATCCCCCTCACCCTCACTGCCACTGACGCTCATTCTTGCTCATGAAACATATGACCTGAAAAGCGAAGATATCCTTGACCAGCATATCCccaaaaacaaaactggagcCAGCCACAGTATAGTtgaggaaaatctgaaagaaaaaaaagagagacagaacaaGAGTGAAGCCAGAAAGGACACAGGGAAGATAGGATCAGCCTCATGTATGATGAGGACCTACTGCTGCTACTGAGGTTGGCCTCCCTTTGGCAGCATGGGAAGCAGCCTAAGTCACTATGAGCTACTCATTGAATGACAGAGGACTCAGCAGTTCCGTTCTCTTTATTTGTATGCTTAGTTGTACCCCAGTATACTCTCTCCTTTCCCACCAGATCACCCACCACCATCACTAACAAGACACAGCCTGATCTCCTCATGCTTTCCCCCAGTCTCCTTTCTCTAGGGTTCTACAAGAGCAGAGCTCTCATATTCAATTTCTCATACCTGAATCTGGTTTCCCAGCCATTGAAATGCGTTAAATCCAGGATCAGTTCTGATAACCAAGATCCCAAAGACAAACTGAAGACCTAGGCCCCAAAGCACTGTCCTCCAGGACACCTGGGACCAATAAGAACGTTATTCTAATGTGAACTCTAAACCCGACTTGTTCATTACCTGGCTGGGGTTTTAAACATGGGTACGTGTACTCTGGAACCAACCTAGCATGTTAACAGTAAATCTGGGGTAAGATGGAACAGAGAGCAGGGGGAAATAGGGCAGTAGTATATAAAGAGCCACATATGTCTATATGGTTTTCAAAACTATGTCTACAGGTTAGacctcacacacagacacatgcacacaaacatatAAAAGCATCATAAAAGAATACTTTAATATTACTATGTACAATGCAAGCTGATTCTCTATtgtattctattttctttctttccttctttattttttattttgtttgttttttctttaacactgGCCTGGATCCACAAAATTGATATCAAGGCTCACTAACGGGTCACAACCTACAGTTTGAAAATAAATGGTCTAGGGCCTGTGAGAACTTTAAACTTCACTTAGGAGCAAAATTGTCAAAGGGGCAAATTCCAGAGATTGTTAAGAACTTAGTTCTATGCCTTTGTAATCAATACTTGGCTCATGCACTTTGTAATTAGTAACACATGGTCCTTGGCTAGGTATTACTATGCCCACCCTGCAATACCCAAAACTCACTGCACTGTGGTGTTTGGAGCAGGCAAAGAGGATGAGGGTGAACATGCAGATTCCTGTGAAGGAGATCAGCTGCTCTGGCCTTTGGGCTGTGTCTAGAACCAGCCACAGGATAAGGCCAACCAAGAAGACTCCCGCGAACACACTGGAGAGGGAATTTCAAGACCATGTCATCAAATCAGTGAGTGAATAAGAAATCATTAACTTTACctctaaaaaatagaaattcaccACAAGGGTAAATGAAACAACTCAATAGATTAGACACAGAGACATATCTTTAGAATCATTCATCTGGTGGTTTCCCAGTTAccacctcttccctcccctcaacTCTTTTACTCACAGAATGAAGCTGAAAGAGTCCAATCTGAGGACATAAATCTCATGACCTCCTTTTCTTCAAGTTATCATACCAGTAAGATGTGATATAAAGACTTATCCTTTAAGAATGTTCTAATGCAtaaccaaaatatttttaaaagaaggaggaaaagtccTCCCATGGATCTCCACCCAATTTCCAACCACTCCAAGGGCAAGAGTAAACGCTAAGCCACAAATCAACTACTTAGTGCCCTGTGGTCCCTTGATGTACCAAACATGCTTGATCAATACATAAACTAGTCTCCTCATATCTGAGTGTTGGAGTCATTTCAGTTTAAGGGAGAAGAATTAGAAGGTGAATCacatatgaaaagaaaagaaaacaaaaagagcaCATTGTCCGTTGAGATGCCGTAGGAACAACGATGATGACGACAGAAGGGATCACAGGTCAGGGTTGAATTTTGGAGCTGTTCTCACTGTGAACTCAAAGTGAATTAAATCTGGCTTccatggataactaataagaacgtgctgtataaaaaatttaaaaataaaattaaaaaaataaagtaacataaaaaataaataaataaataaatctggctTCCAGAATCCATCCTGTTAATGAAGAAAGTCCTTTCGCCCTATCTCTCCAATGTCAAATAAATCAATGATCCAAAATTTAGGCTGTAGTCTGGTGTGTTTCTCCAAATGATCGCTGTTGCAAACATCGTGAACAGCTATTTTCCGTGCATCCATTGGACAAAAGGCATAAAAGTGGAACATATAGAGAGTCTGCAAGTTATCCTCTCACCCCAGGCATGTGATCAAAGGACACGTGCATGCCACAGTTAGTTAGATGAGGTGCGGCTGCTGTAGCATCCAGCTCAGTATACACTGAACAGTGAGTTTGCTCTTTAAACTCTAGGGAATTATAAGACACCAGTGGGTGCAGGAAGTCTGGAggactaaagggaaaaaaagcacaaaaagtaTCCGGGAACTAAGGGAGAAACACATGACCACCAAATCAATTTGATAGTTTAATGCTGCTATAAGCCTCTTtcccttgatttcttcattgaagaGGAGTATGGTTTTTCTCATTTCTGATACCAGCCCTGACAATAAACAGACTGAAACTCTTCTCTGAAATGGAACCCCTCTGGCCCCCTAGCAATATTGAGACATGAGGCTATAAGAAACTGGACTAAGTT comes from Balaenoptera ricei isolate mBalRic1 chromosome 2, mBalRic1.hap2, whole genome shotgun sequence and encodes:
- the SLC28A2 gene encoding sodium/nucleoside cotransporter 2 isoform X4 — protein: MLRSVPITIPGLDPRTGNFLSPSLQSQDLVELSFSFCPSLRRQRNPTNWREQEMEKTNGREGIALSTVETGIENPGLELTEEGINPAGTRKTEEQGHSLGDGLEPPTQQRRNLQPFTRARSFCKTHAGLFKKILLSLLCLAYAAYFLAACVLNFHRALALFVLTCLVLLVLVHRFLKRFFGEKLTRCLKPLENSCLKLWMKGVFAGVFLVGLILWLVLDTAQRPEQLISFTGICMFTLILFACSKHHSAIAWFLQITMGTTATETLAVAGNIFVGMTEAPLLIRPYLADMTLSEVHAVMTGGFATISGTVLGAFISFGIDASSLISASVMAAPSALALSKLVYPEVEESKFKNKEGVKLPRGKEKSVLEAASSGATDAIGLAANIAANLIAFLAVLAFINAALSWLGELVDIQGLTFQVICSYILRPVVFMMGVEWADCPMVAEMVGIKFFTNEFVAYQQLSQYKNKRLSGVEEWIGGEKQWISVRAEIITTFSLCGFANLSSIGITLGGLTSMVPHRKSDLSKVVVSALFTGACVSLISACVAGILYVPRGAETDCVSFLNTSFTNRTYEIYVCCRELFRSTSLNGTNPPSFPGPWEDKEFSAIALAKCCDLYTNAVCA
- the SLC28A2 gene encoding sodium/nucleoside cotransporter 2 isoform X5, which produces MDWNLPLNRAYAAYFLAACVLNFHRALALFVLTCLVLLVLVHRFLKRFFGEKLTRCLKPLENSCLKLWMKGVFAGVFLVGLILWLVLDTAQRPEQLISFTGICMFTLILFACSKHHSAVSWRTVLWGLGLQFVFGILVIRTDPGFNAFQWLGNQIQIFLNYTVAGSSFVFGDMLVKDIFAFQALPIILFFGCVMSILYYLGFVQWVVQKIAWFLQITMGTTATETLAVAGNIFVGMTEAPLLIRPYLADMTLSEVHAVMTGGFATISGTVLGAFISFGIDASSLISASVMAAPSALALSKLVYPEVEESKFKNKEGVKLPRGKEKSVLEAASSGATDAIGLAANIAANLIAFLAVLAFINAALSWLGELVDIQGLTFQVICSYILRPVVFMMGVEWADCPMVAEMVGIKFFTNEFVAYQQLSQYKNKRLSGVEEWIGGEKQWISVRAEIITTFSLCGFANLSSIGITLGGLTSMVPHRKSDLSKVVVSALFTGACVSLISACVAGILYVPRGAETDCVSFLNTSFTNRTYEIYVCCRELFRSTSLNGTNPPSFPGPWEDKEFSAIALAKCCDLYTNAVCA
- the SLC28A2 gene encoding sodium/nucleoside cotransporter 2 isoform X3; amino-acid sequence: MEKTNGREGIALSTVETGIENPGLELTEEGINPAGTRKTEEQGHSLGDGLEPPTQQRRNLQPFTRARSFCKTHAGLFKKILLSLLCLAYAAYFLAACVLNFHRALALFVLTCLVLLVLVHRFLKRFFGEKLTRCLKPLENSCLKLWMKGVFAGVFLVGLILWLVLDTAQRPEQLISFTGICMFTLILFACSKHHSAVSWRTVLWGLGLQFVFGILVIRTDPGFNAFQWLGNQIQIFLNYTVAGSSFVFGDMLVKDIFAFQALPIILFFGCVMSILYYLGFVQWVVQKIAWFLQITMGTTATETLAVAGNIFVGMTEAPLLIRPYLADMTLSEVHAVMTGGFATISGTVLGAFISFGIDASSLISASVMAAPSALALSKLVYPEVEESKFKNKEGVKLPRGKEKSVLEAASSGATDAIGLAANIAANLIAFLAVLAFINAALSWLGELVDIQGLTFQVICSYILRPVVFMMGVEWADCPMVAEMVGIKFFTNEFVAYQQLSQYKNKRLSGVEEWIGGEKQWISVRAEIITTFSLCGFANLSSIGITLGGLTSMVPHRKSDLSKVVVSALFTGACVSLISACVAGILYVPRGAETDCVSFLNTSFTNRTYEIYVCCRELFRSTSLNGTNPPSFPGPWEDKEFSAIALAKCCDLYTNAVCA
- the SLC28A2 gene encoding sodium/nucleoside cotransporter 2 isoform X1, whose translation is MLRSVPITIPGLDPRTGNFLSPSLQSQDLVELSFSFCPSLRRQRNPTNWREQEMEKTNGREGIALSTVETGIENPGLELTEEGINPAGTRKTEEQGHSLGDGLEPPTQQRRNLQPFTRARSFCKTHAGLFKKILLSLLCLAYAAYFLAACVLNFHRALALFVLTCLVLLVLVHRFLKRFFGEKLTRCLKPLENSCLKLWMKGVFAGVFLVGLILWLVLDTAQRPEQLISFTGICMFTLILFACSKHHSAVSWRTVLWGLGLQFVFGILVIRTDPGFNAFQWLGNQIQIFLNYTVAGSSFVFGDMLVKDIFAFQALPIILFFGCVMSILYYLGFVQWVVQKIAWFLQITMGTTATETLAVAGNIFVGMTEAPLLIRPYLADMTLSEVHAVMTGGFATISGTVLGAFISFGIDASSLISASVMAAPSALALSKLVYPEVEESKFKNKEGVKLPRGKEKSVLEAASSGATDAIGLAANIAANLIAFLAVLAFINAALSWLGELVDIQGLTFQVICSYILRPVVFMMGVEWADCPMVAEMVGIKFFTNEFVAYQQLSQYKNKRLSGVEEWIGGEKQWISVRAEIITTFSLCGFANLSSIGITLGGLTSMVPHRKSDLSKVVVSALFTGACVSLISACVAGILYVPRGAETDCVSFLNTSFTNRTYEIYVCCRELFRSTSLNGTNPPSFPGPWEDKEFSAIALAKCCDLYTNAVCA
- the SLC28A2 gene encoding sodium/nucleoside cotransporter 2 isoform X2; translated protein: MLRSVPITIPGLDPRTGNFLSPSLQSQDLVELSFSFCPSLRRQRNPTNWREQEMEKTNGREGIALSTVETGIENPGLELTEEGINPAGTRKTEEQGHSLGDGLEPPTQQRRNLQPFTRARSFCKTHAGLFKKILLSLLCLAYAAYFLAACVLNFHRALALFVLTCLVLLVLVHRFLKRFFGEKLTRCLKPLENSCLKLWMKGVFAGVFLVGLILWLVLDTAQRPEQLISFTGICMFTLILFACSKHHSAIFLNYTVAGSSFVFGDMLVKDIFAFQALPIILFFGCVMSILYYLGFVQWVVQKIAWFLQITMGTTATETLAVAGNIFVGMTEAPLLIRPYLADMTLSEVHAVMTGGFATISGTVLGAFISFGIDASSLISASVMAAPSALALSKLVYPEVEESKFKNKEGVKLPRGKEKSVLEAASSGATDAIGLAANIAANLIAFLAVLAFINAALSWLGELVDIQGLTFQVICSYILRPVVFMMGVEWADCPMVAEMVGIKFFTNEFVAYQQLSQYKNKRLSGVEEWIGGEKQWISVRAEIITTFSLCGFANLSSIGITLGGLTSMVPHRKSDLSKVVVSALFTGACVSLISACVAGILYVPRGAETDCVSFLNTSFTNRTYEIYVCCRELFRSTSLNGTNPPSFPGPWEDKEFSAIALAKCCDLYTNAVCA